The Onychomys torridus chromosome 23, mOncTor1.1, whole genome shotgun sequence genome segment GCCCTGCTCCTACCTGAAGGGCATGGGGGCCCCGCGTGTTCCCAGAAGGACCGTGCTCTTCCAGCAGGAGAGGACAGGCCTGACCTACCGTGTGCCTGCGCTGCTCTGTGTACCTCCCAGGCCCACCCTGCTGGCCTTCGCGGAACAGCGACTTAGCCCTGACGACTCCCATGCCCACCGCCTGGTCCTGCGGAGGGGCACACTGGCCAGGGGCTCAGTGCGGGTGAGTGCTAGGCACAGAGCGGAAACTCGAGCCCAGCTCTACTGATACCCCTGGAGACTGAGGTCAGGCTCCGGGGAGGTCATGAGCAGCTGCCTCTTTTCCCTCAGTGGGGCACCCTGAGTGTGCTGGAGACTGCGGTGCTGGAGGAGCACAGGTCTATGAACCCTTGCCCGGTGCTGGACGAACACTCTGGTaccatcttcctcttcttcatcgcCGTGCTGGGCCACACGCCGGAGGCCGTGCAGATCGCCACGGGCAAGAACGCTGCTCGGCTCTGTTGTGTGACCAGCTGTGACGCGGGCCTCACCTGGGGCAGTGTGCGAGACCTGACCGAGGAGGCCATTGGTGCAGCACTGCAGGGTAGGTGACGCCTGCCTGGTGTGGGATGGgctggtggtgtggggtgggggaataAGAGTGGGTAGGGACAGGACAGGGCAAGAGGGGCCGTGGACTCAAGTGGGATTGGGCTTGTCCCTCACATAGGTCCAGCAACCGCTTGGAAATCTTCATTCCGCCTCACCTAGCCCCAGCTTCTGGGCCCACATCATCCACAAGCAGTGACTTCCTAACACTGTCTTCAGGACTGTCTGGCATTTCCCAAGCACCCTCAGTGCCAGGCCTGGCAGGGCTGACGACTTAAGCCCACCAGGGGCTGTCCTCGTCTTGGTCTGTAGAGAAGAGGGTTAAGTCTCTTATTCCCAACCCCGTGCTCTCACCACATCCTTTCCCTTCGTGCCGCCTCCAGCCCTGGTCTCACTTCCCACTCTTCCCCTCCCACCCACTCTGCAGTCCCCACTCCACAGGGGCTGACCCACTGATCTCTACTGCTCTCTCAACACCCTGATCCCTGCGGACAGGTAGTGGCCCTAGGGGCTACAGGACCCGGCCCATGAGTGCTACATAGAGGATGTGGCAGCTTCTGGGAGGTGGACAAAGAAACAGGGGTCATCCAACAACTTCATCCAAGGTCCTCTCCTGCCACCGCTCTTGTGTAAACACACCCCAGAGGTTGAGAGATCATTAAATGTCTGTTGGCCAATGGCTGGGGAGTGGCTCAATGGTAGACCACTTATTTGGCCTGGTTTCTGTGCTTTGCACCCCACGACATAAAGCAAACCACTTGACCAAGAGGcgggagagatgactcaggggtcaAGACTTACAGCTCTTAAAGAGAACTGGAGCTCAGATCCCTGCACCTGGatcgggtggctcacaactgcctgtaactccagctccagggtatctgccCTCTCTGAGCATCTGCACTTAACATGCATACCCTCCGCGTGCacgtaattaaaaaataaatctttttaaaaactgttaagaAAGCACTTGACTAAGCAGGCTTCTAGAACTCTGAAGACAGCCTTGGTAGGCTGCTCCAGTCTGGGGGTATTCAGGATCCAGTATAGGGAGGCAGTCACTTGAACTAACCCAAGGTTCTGGTTCCCTCTCTCTCTAGACTGGGCCACCTTTGCTGTGGGTCCAGGCCATGGAGTTCAGCTACGCTCAGGTCGCCTACTTGTTCCTGCTTACACCTATCATGTGGACCGTCGGGAGTGTTTTGGCAGGATCTGCTGGACCAGTCCCCATTCCTTGGCTTTCTATAGTGATGACCATGGAATCTCCTGGCACTGTGGAGGCCTTGTACCCAACCTGCGCTCTGGAGAGTGCCAATTGGCTGCCGTGGACGGAGACTTCCTCTACTGCAATGCCCGGAGCCCTCTGGGCAATCGTGTGCAGGCCCTGAGTGCTGACGAGGGCACCTCCTTCCTACCAGGGGAGCTGGTGCCTACACTGGCTGAAACTGCCCGTGGTTGCCAGGGTAGCATTGTGGGcttcccagccccaccctccagCAGGCCTCAGGATGACCGGTGGCCAATGGTTCTTGGGAATACCCCACATTCTCCATGCTTCTATCTCAGAGTACAGGAGTCTTCAGGGCAAGTTGCTGGGGGTCCTGTTGAAGGTTGGGTTCCCAGAGGGTCATTCTGCTCCCGGAAGTCCTGGGGTCCAGAGAATCATGGCCTAGAACCCGGGACAGGTGGAGAGAAGACAGCCTGGACCCCAGAATTCCTTATGTCTTCTGCTTCCCTGCTTCAGAGTCCCACGTGGCTGCTGTATTCCCACCCATCAGGGCGTAGAGCTCGGCTCCACATGGGAATCTACCTGAGCCGGTCCCCCTTGGACCCCCATAGCTGGACAGAGCCCTGGGTGATCTATGAGGGCCCCAGTGGCTACTCTGACCTAGCGTTCCTTGGGCCTGTGCCCGGGGCATCCCTGGCCTTTGCCTGTTTGTTTGAGAGCGGGACCAGGGCCTCCTATGAAGATATCTCTTTTTGCGTGTTCTCATTGGGTGATGTCCTGGAGAATGTGCCCACTGGCCTAGAGGTCCACAGTCTCAGGGACAAGCCTCAGGGGCATTGCTGGCCCTCTTGATGGCCCGATCCTCTGGCAGGCACCTGGGAAGGAAGGGTAGAGTGTATAGAGGAGGCTAGGGGCAGGTCAGCATGACCCTGGGATGGACATGAGTCACTGGGGGGCATGGCTGCTTTCTGAGTGTGAGTGAGAAATAAAGGGATTGTGCTGTGTCTGTTTCTTCTCACATCAAAGCCTTGGGTCCTAGTGCTCTAGTTCACCACTCTGATTACCACACACATTTTCCACCTTCACCCTGCACAGTTTCCACATCCCAGGGGTGGCTGGCAGGGGTGAAGGCAACAGGAACAGTGGACATCATGGCCCCTCTTTCCACTACCCGCTGTGTGCCAAGCCCAATCAATCTGAAGTTTGCTGATGACTGAAGTCTGATCACTTTCTGAACTTCCAGCAGAAGAAGCAGGTTGGGGAGCTAGCCTCCCCAGCTAGTGGGGACAGAGTTTGATTTGAGGAAGGGATGCTTCCTAGTGCCTGCTCCAAGTGCCCACTTCTTCGCCCTTCTCACTCTTGCTCTATCAGAGATGCTTCTCAGGGAAGCcagtttgtgttctctctctctctctctctctctctctctctctctctctctctcaacctcccttcctttctttttcttttcttttttctgaaacagggtctctgtacatagccttggctgtcctggaactcgctctgtagaccaggctggcctcgaactcagagatctgcctgcctctgcccacctcctgctgggattaaaggcatgcaccatcacccaTTACCCTTTTGTATTTCTTATTAAAGTCCTAATTTCTGTCAACAAAAACAGTCtgtggggactgggaagatggctcattcAATAAAGCATTTGCCAATGAATCATGGGCATTTATCTATGTTTCATCTTTAGCATCATGCAAAAGCCTGGTTTTGTGGCACACTTGtaactggagagacagagatcaGTAAATCCCAAGACTCCCTGGACAGACTGCTTAGCCTAATTGCCATGCTCCAGGTCcccgtgagagaccctgtcttaaaatacaaAGTGATGGCTTCTGAAGAATGACTCAAAGTTGATCTCTGACTTCTAGAAGTGTATAAGACACAGCCATGCATGCACACTTCcctacaaaattaaaacaaaacaaaacaaactaacaggtATATGGCCATttcagaaaaactgaaaaatagagaaaagctgtacattttttattttatttttttaagacagggtttctctgtgtggcaccCCAGAGGTAGGGAGAGAAAATGTGCTGAGAGTGTCTAGGCTTAGGGCAGGGTCCTGTTTTAGTTTGTGTTTACTGTTAGCAGCACTGTGCCATGTGCCACAGGCTGGGCAAGCTTTAAAGGAAGGAGGGTGCCACCACACACTGGTTTCATTCAGAGCAAATACCTACACAGCAATTTGCTTAATCCAGCACGTGTCTGTGCCAAACATCCCCCATGGTTTCTCTCGGTGCTGTATGCAGACTCctgagaagaagagagagcacTCCATAGTTCTTTCAGTTGCTTGTCTTGTTGTAGTGACAAGAACACCCCGACAAAGCAAattaaaggttttgttttcatttacagTTTGAGGACACACTACCTCGTGGAGGGCCAGTCATGGCCGCAGGACCATGAagcagctgatcacattgcatcAGCCTTAGAGCAGAGGGAACACATGCTTGTTCTCAGCTCGCTTCATCCTTTGCCTTCAGTCCAGGACCGAAGCCCATGGGTCGAAGCTGCCCACAGTTAAGGTGGTTCTTCCCACTTCAGATAACCCAGTCTAGGTAATGGCTCACAGATGTGGCCAGAGGCTCATCGCCTGGgtaattctagatcctgtcaggtTGACATTAACCGTCGCAATAGTAGCAGACGTCACAAAACAGTGGTCTTAACTGTCTTTCAATCCCTGCTACGTCTTCTTTGCTGGAAGACACAATTCTGTTAGGTTCCACACCGTGGAAATGTTCCTGTTCTGTGGGGTTGGGGTGTCCTTACTAGGTGGTGcccacagaattttttaaaaagtctctgtgagtttgaggccagcttggtctacagagtgagttccaggatagccaggactgtttcacagagaaaccctgtctcaaaataaataaataaataaataaataaataaataaataaataaataaataaaagtaaaaaagaaaaacaagaaaatccaAATAAGGACCGAACTTTAGGAGAATGGAAGAAGAGgggttttcttcattttgcttCAAACTTGGAGCCATTGTCAAAAATCGTGTGGAGGCcggggtggagagaggaggtcCTGCAGGACAGAGCCCTGGCACAGGGGAGTAGAAAGGACTGGTAGGTCTCTTCCAGGATGTCTAGGAAGGACAGGGGTCTTCACTGGTATTGATGAAA includes the following:
- the Neu4 gene encoding sialidase-4 isoform X2; amino-acid sequence: MWQERTGLTYRVPALLCVPPRPTLLAFAEQRLSPDDSHAHRLVLRRGTLARGSVRWGTLSVLETAVLEEHRSMNPCPVLDEHSGTIFLFFIAVLGHTPEAVQIATGKNAARLCCVTSCDAGLTWGSVRDLTEEAIGAALQDWATFAVGPGHGVQLRSGRLLVPAYTYHVDRRECFGRICWTSPHSLAFYSDDHGISWHCGGLVPNLRSGECQLAAVDGDFLYCNARSPLGNRVQALSADEGTSFLPGELVPTLAETARGCQGSIVGFPAPPSSRPQDDRWPMVLGNTPHSPCFYLRVQESSGQVAGGPVEGWVPRGSFCSRKSWGPENHGLEPGTGGEKTAWTPEFLMSSASLLQSPTWLLYSHPSGRRARLHMGIYLSRSPLDPHSWTEPWVIYEGPSGYSDLAFLGPVPGASLAFACLFESGTRASYEDISFCVFSLGDVLENVPTGLEVHSLRDKPQGHCWPS
- the Neu4 gene encoding sialidase-4 isoform X1, translating into MGAPRVPRRTVLFQQERTGLTYRVPALLCVPPRPTLLAFAEQRLSPDDSHAHRLVLRRGTLARGSVRWGTLSVLETAVLEEHRSMNPCPVLDEHSGTIFLFFIAVLGHTPEAVQIATGKNAARLCCVTSCDAGLTWGSVRDLTEEAIGAALQDWATFAVGPGHGVQLRSGRLLVPAYTYHVDRRECFGRICWTSPHSLAFYSDDHGISWHCGGLVPNLRSGECQLAAVDGDFLYCNARSPLGNRVQALSADEGTSFLPGELVPTLAETARGCQGSIVGFPAPPSSRPQDDRWPMVLGNTPHSPCFYLRVQESSGQVAGGPVEGWVPRGSFCSRKSWGPENHGLEPGTGGEKTAWTPEFLMSSASLLQSPTWLLYSHPSGRRARLHMGIYLSRSPLDPHSWTEPWVIYEGPSGYSDLAFLGPVPGASLAFACLFESGTRASYEDISFCVFSLGDVLENVPTGLEVHSLRDKPQGHCWPS